TTACCCAGTATGACGGACATCTCCTGACGCGCCAAATGAAGAAGCAGGTGGATCGCGCGACCAAGGCCGACCGGATCAAGCCGCGTGAGGGGACCCGCATGCTGGATGACTACGCGAAGCTTTTGACCGGCGGGACTTATTTATCGACCTGAGCGAGGGCTTCCCGGGCCAGCATGGCGGTTTTTCGTGTGCGACCCCAGCGATAGCCCCCGAGTGCTCCGGTCTCCCGTATGACCCTGTGGCAGGGGATGAGGTAAGCGATCGGATTGCTGCCAATTGCATTGCCGACCGCCCGTGCCGCACCTTCCTTGCCGATCGCATGGGCGATCCGGCCGTAGGTACTGAGGGCGCCTTCCGGAACTGCGAGTAGTGCTTGCCAGACTCGTATCTGAAAGGGAGTGGCACGCACATGGGCCCGCAGGCTTTGTTCGGGGCGTACGGTCCCTGTAGGATGGAAGATCCGGTTGGCCCATGCCTGCGCCATCTCGTCGTCGCGGACAAATCCGGCATTCGGCCATAGTTCCCTGATGGTGGTGTTGAGGGATGTTTCGGTGGGCGATGTTTCGAAGGCCAGCGCGCAGAGTCCGCGCGGGCTTTGCGCGATGCGGGCTGTTCCGAAAGGCGTGTCCGCATAGCCGACCTTCAAGGTCCAGCCGGCGCCGCCGGAACGTATTTCGCCGGGGCTGGCCGCCTCCAGTTTCAAGCAAAGGTCGTGGAGCCGGCCGGGGCCCGAAAGTCCCGAATCGAGGGCAGTTTCGAGAAGAGGGTGCCCGTCTGCGAGTCGCTTTCGGGAGTGGGCAAAGGTCAGCGCCTGAAGGAATTCCTTCGGCGTTGCGCCGGCCCATCGGGTAAATAAACGGTGGAAGTGGTGCGGACTCAAGCCGGCCATCGACGCCAGTTCGGTTAAGTCCGGTTGTCGCGTGTGATGGCTGTCCAGGTACTCGATAATTCGGGCGATCCGGTCGTAGTCGTTCATGTGGGCATTATACCTATTCGATTTAATTATGGCGTCTCTTAAATCCGTCATCGGCGTAACCGCCGATGCTACGAATCCGCGCGGATGTAGCCTCCGGCGTGAGCCGGATGACGGCGATACCGCCAGAATTATTTAGAATTGGCATTATATGCGGATCGGGTTGCGGACGCCACCCGATCCTTGCTCCTTGTTTTGTCGCGGGCAAATGCATCTTATGTTTGAGGGTAAGTTGTATCGATATTTTAAATACCACCCATGCACATGTACTTGATCTCGATGTAGTCATCGATGCCGTACCTCGAGCCCTCGCGCCCGTGGCCGGATTGCTTGACGCCGCCGAAGGGAGCCATCGCATTGGAAACCAGCCCTTCGTTGATGCCGACGATGCCGAATTCCAGCGCTTCGCCGACCCGCCAGATGCGACTGTGATCGAGCGTGTAGAAATACGCGGCCAGCCCGTATTCCGTGTTGTTGGCCAGCTCGATCGCTTCAGCTTCCGTGTCGAATTTGAAAACAGCAGCGACCGGGCCGAAGATTTCCTCGCGGAAGCAGCGCATGGCCGGGGTGCATCCGCTTAGGATCGTCGGCTCGTAAAAGCAGGGGCCCAGTTCGGAAACTTTGCCTCCGGCGTTTGCTTGCGCGCCTAAGGACAGTGCGTCCTGGACGATTGCGTCGACCTCTTTCGCCGCCTGCTTGTGAATGAGCGGGCCCATGTCGACCGCCGGATCGGTGCCTGCGCCCATCTGGAGCCGTGATACCTCTGTATGAAGCCGTTCGACGAAGCGGTCATGGATGCCTGATTGAACCAGAATCCGGTTGGCACAGATGCAGGTCTGGCCGGCATTTCTGTATTTGGACGCCATGGCACCTGCGATGGCCGCATTCAGGTCGGCATCATCAAAGACGATGAAGGGGGCGTTCCCTCCGAGTTCCATGGAGGTCTTCTTGACTGTGGCTGTGCACTGTTCCTGCAATAGTTTGCCGACTGCCGTGGAACCGGTGAATGTGAGTTTTCGGACCAGCGGGTTCTTCGTGAGTTCCTGGCCAATGACTGCGGAATTGCTGCCGCAGACAACGTTGAATACACCGGGAGGGATGCCTGCCTCCTCAGAGAGGGCGGCGAGGGCGAGGGCCGAGAGCGGTGTTTCGTGTGCGGGTTTTGCCACGAAGGTGCAGCCAGCTGCCAGGGCGGGCGCCGCTTTACGGGCGAGCATGGCATTGGGGAAATTCCAGGGAGTGATCGACGCGACCACGCCGACGGCTTGCTTGATGACGACGATGCGCTTGTCGTTCGCGGGCGGTGGGATCATGTCGCCGTAGATGCGCTTGGCCTCCTCGGCAAACCATTGGATGTAGCTGCCCCCGTAGGCGATCTCTCCGGCGGCTTCACTCAGGGGCTTGCCTTGTTCCGATGTGAGAATGCTTGCCAGGGCATCCTTATGTTGGAGCACCAGCCCATGCCAGCGGCGCAGGAGTTCCGAACGCTCCTGCGCGGTCTTTGCCCGCCAGACGGGGAGGGTCGCTTCGGCCGCTTCGATGGCCTGGCGGGTCTCTTCCGCGCCGCAGTCGGCGACTTGAGCGATGCTTTCACCGCTGGCCGGATTGCTGACGTTGAATTTTAGGCCGCTCTGTGCGTCAAGCCACTGGCCGTTAATGTAGGCTTGTGTACGGGTGAGGGAATGGGGTGTCAAAGTCATGGGATTTTTCAGAGCCGATCGATGGAATATGACACTTTCTCTAGTCGTGGGCAACCGCATCAGGGAATATCAATCTTGATCGGCTTGCTTGCTGCCAAAGTGTGGAAAATGCGACCGTGGCTTGAAAACGGAGGTTGTGCGCGTTCTTCATTTGAAACAATTGTTTCATTATGTCCGAACGACCTTCATCCGCCGCACGACTCACTCAGCGACCAGTGCTCACCACGCTATTGCGCATGGCGGTGCCGATGCTCGGCGGGACCTTTGCGATGAATGCCTTCAATCTGGCGGATACCTGGTTTGTCGCGCAGCTCGGAACCCTTCCGCTTGCGGCGATGGGCTTCAGCTTCCCGGTGGTTATGTTTCTGATCTCGCTTTCAGCTGGCCTGGGGATGGGAGCCACGGCTGTGGTTTCGCACGCCCTCGGGGCGGACCGGCATGAGGAGGCGAGGGTTCTTACCACGCATACGCTGATCCTGAGCGTTTCGATCGTCGCCGTGATCTCGGTTGCCGGGTGGCTGACAATAGATCCGCTTTTCAGCCTACTGGGGGCGGGGGATGACGTCATGCCTCTGGTGCGTGAATACATGACGGTCTGGTATTCCGGGGTGGTCTTTATGGTCTTGCCGATGACCGCCGCCAATATCGTCCGGGCTACCGGTGACACCGTCCGGCCGAGCATGATCATGATGGGAAGTTCCATCCTGAACATCATTCTCGATCCGATCATGATCTTCGGCTTTGCCTTTGTCCCGGCCATGGGAATCAAGGGAGCCGCACTCGCGACCCTGATCACCCGGGCCTTTTCCTGCACTGCGGTGCTTTATGTTCTGGGGCGGAAGCATCATCTCATCAGTCTTCGCCATTGGTCGCCGCGCTCCATGTTGCGCTCTTGGGGTGAAGTCTTGAAGATCGGTTTGCCCAGTTGCCTGAGTAGTGTGCTCATGCCGATTTCCGGAGCGGTGATCACGTGGCTGGTGGCGCAGCATGGGCCGGAGGCCGTGGCGGCCTGCGGCGCTGCGGGGCGTGTGGAAATGTTCGCCTTCATGGTCCCCATGGCGCTCGGTATTTCGCTGGTGCCCTTTGTCGGGCAAAATTTCGGTGCCGGCCGGCTCGACCGGGTTCGTGATGCCCAGCGCTACAGTTACCTCTTTGCTTTCGGATTCGGTTTGTTCATGGCGGTGGTGTTTGCGATCTTCGCCGGTCCCATCGCGAGAATCTTCAGCGAAGACGAGACGGTGATTCGTATCCTGAGTCGCTATATGTGGATCATGCCGGCAGGCTACGGTATGATGGAGGTGCATCGCTACTGCGGCTTCTTTCTCAATGGGATCAAGCAACCCCTTCATTCCTTCGGAGTGAACCTTGTGCGCGTGTTGGTGCTGCTGTTGCCGCTTTCGCTCGCCGGCAATTTATGGTTCGGGCTTTACGGGATCTTCTTTGCCAGAGTCTTGACAGACCTTCTTTCCGGGGGTGTCGGTGTTCTTTGGTCGGTGCGCGTCTTGAATGGCCTGATTCGTGCAAAGCTCTCACGAGAGCCGGTGCCGCTTGCCTAAAGATGGGGGCGTGTTTGGGGGCAGCTTGGATGCTTTGCGTGCATACTTAAGTAAGTGCTTACTTATTTGCGTGGCTTGGCATTGCGAATGCTGCCGGAGGGCTGGTACTTCCTTTCAATCAACGATTCAACCCATCCAATCCATGCCGACACGTTTCTCCGTTCCACCCCTATCTTCAGTCTCCCGCCAACTGGCGGACGTCGCGTCGGCTCGCAGTGCGCCGGATCTGGTCATCACCGGGGGGCGCGTGTTGTCGCCCTACAGCGAGCGTTTTCTTCCGGACAAGGAAATCTGGGTGACGGCGGGCCGGATTGCCGCGGTGAAGGCTGCGGGAAGCTACAAGGCGTCGGGCCTGTCCGGCGCAAACGTTTACGATGTGAACGGAGGCATTCTGGCACCGGGCGGGGTCGATCCGCACGTGCACATCGAAAGCAGCATGATGACGGTCTGCGCCTATGCAGAGGCCGCACTCTTGAATGGAACGACCACACTATTCTGCGACAGTCATGAGATCGGGAATGTGAGCGATGTAGCAGGTATCGAGTGGATGTTGGAGGATGCACGGCATGCGCCGCTTTCGGTTTTTTTGACGGTCCCGAGTACGGTCCCCGCGGCCGGTGCCCAATTTGAAACGGCGGGAGGTGACCTGACCCCGGACAAGATCGGTGAGATCTTTGACCAGTGGCCGGAAGCGGTCGCACTGGGAGAAAAAATGGACCATGTAGCGGTCACGCTGGGGGATCCCCGGAGCCATGCGATTCTGGCGGAAGCCCACAAACGGGGCCGTCCGGTGTGCGGGCATTGCTATGGGCAGGAGTTCGTGGCGGCCTATGCCGCCAGCGGCATTACCGATACGCACGAGGCGATTGATGAGGCTATTGCGGAGGAATTCCTGGAGTCCGGTCTCTGGTTGTTCATGAGGGCGGGGAATCCCCGGACGGCCTGGCATGCCTTGCCGGACATCATCACTCTGGTGACGAAGTTGGGGGCCAATACCAAGCGACTTTGCCTCTGCACGGATGACCGCGATGCCGAGGATCTCTTTCTTTTCGGTTTGGACTGGTGCGCACGTGAGACGATGCGCAGCGGCTTGAATCCTCTGCAGGCCTGGAGCATGATTTCGCTGCACCCGGCGACACGTTACGCAATGGATCATGAGATTGGTGCCCTGGGGCATTCACGTCGCGCTGATATAGTACTTCTGGACGATGCATTTGTGCCCCAAAATACCTGGTACGGCGGCGAGCTCCTGATTGAAGGGCGTAAGCCCACGCCGCAATTGGAGGAGCAATTGACGCACAAACGCTGGCCTTATCCGCAGGCTGCCTATGAGACTGTCCGTCTCCCCGGACAGGTGGAGTTGATTCCCGAACTCCCGGATGCGCCCTGCGTTGCGAATGTGATGGAAGTCAAGCTGCCGGGGGTGGCTTGTTTCCATCAGCCGATGGAACTGGAGGCCTACCCGGATTGGACGTCTTTGCTCGGCGCTCACGATCTCTGTCATGTGGCTGTCGTTGAACGCCATGGCCTTACCGGCACTGTTGGGCACGGGCTGATGGCTGGCTTTAAGCTGAGCTCCGGAGCCGTGGCTTCCAGTGTCGGGCATGATGCGCACAATATCGTCATTGCCGGTGCGGATGAAGCGTCCATGGAGATTGCCCTGCGTGCAATTGAGACCATGCGGGGTGGAATCGTGATGGTGGAGGATGGAGAAGTGATTGCCTCCGTGCCCCTGCCGCTTTCCGGCTTGCTCTCGGACAAGCGGGCGACGGACGTGCAGGCTGAAACGGAAGTATTCAAGCGGGCATGGGAGGCGAAGGGACTGGGGATTCCATATATGGGCTTCAACCTGATTCCGCTTTCCGTGATTCCTGATATCCGTCTGACCGACAAGGGGCTGATCATCGTGAAGGAACTCCGCCAGATTCCGCTGTTTGAGCCTGTGGACTCTGAAAGCTAAAGGCTTGCCGCTTGAGTTGCAGCCTCCTTCATTGAGTTGATGGCAGACACAAAGAAGCGCAGGTTATCCGCGGAAGCGCGCAAGGAGGCGATCCTCTCCGCGGTGCTTCCACTTTTTGCGGAGAAGGGCTTGAGCGGGGTTTCCACGCGCGAGTTGGCGAAGGCCTGCGATGTGTCCGAGGCCTTGATCTTCCGTTATTTCCCGACCAAGGAAGCGCTCTTTGAGGAGATTCTGACGCGCTATGAGCACCGTATCGAGCCGGTAGTCGTACGCTTGGCTCGCAAGTTGGAGCCGGGGACCGGGGCTTTGGTACAGCTGGTCTTCATGTTCATCCGGCTGGTGGTGATACATGAGCCCTCGCTGGGCGATCCCACGGTTCGGCTTTTCTATCGCAGCTTTACCGAGGACGGCGTCTTTGCCCGTCGCTTCCTCAAGCGTTGGGTGCCTCCGATCAAGCGTTTCTTCGATGATTCCCTCAACGTGGCGCAAGAATGTGGTGATGTTCGCCTGCCGGATATCCCCGCGGAGAACCTCTTTCATTTCGTCCAGCACCTGGCGAGTGCCTCCGGCCTGGTACGTCTGCAATCACCGCCTGTCGTACGATACCGGGGCCGCATTGATTCGGTGGCGGTGCAGATGACCCGTTTTGCGCTCACCGGTCTTGGAATGAAAGAAGCTGCGATCCAGCGCTATCTCACGGAAGAGGCCATGACGGTCTGGGTCGAGCTGGAGCAGCAGGCGCTGTAGCTCCTGCGATCAGCCCCACTCCGGCGGGTTCTGCAATTCCGGCTTGAGAACCCCGATGCAGGGCAATTGGCGGTAGCGTTCGGCAAAGTCCAAACCGTAGCCGACGACGAATTCATCGGGCACGACAAAGCCCACGTAGTCGGCTTCGAAGTCCACCTTGCGGGGAGTCTGCTTGTCCAGCAGGACGCAGGTCTTCAGGCTGGCGGGCCCCATCTTCCGGATGACCTCCACGATTTTGGAGAGCGTGTTACCGGTATCGAGTATGTCGTCGATGAGCAAGACGTGGACGTCCTGCAGATCCAGCCGGATGCGGTCGATGATCTCCGGTGTACGCACGGGTTTCGCTTCGTCGTGGTAGCTGGAGACACGGACGCAGTCCAGTTGGAGCGGCAGATTGATTTGGCGGATCAGGTCGGCTACGAAAATGACGGCACCATTGATAATGGCGATTACGGCAATTTCCTGGCCCTTGTAGTCCGCTGAAATTTGCCGTCCGAGCTCATGCAGCCGGGACTTCAGGGCAGTCTCGTCGACCAGAATGGTGTCCAGGTCTTCCAGTGGTGATTCGATATCAAGGTCGTCGTTCAGCATCGTAGCAACTTATCGATGCAGTTTGAGCACTTTTCAAGCCGATCCTTACATCCGCGCCCCGACGCCAGCCTGTCGTCTACATGCCTGGCATGCCCGGCATGCCGCCGTTTTCGTCCATTTGAGCCTTCATGGCCTTCATCATCTTCCGGCCTTTGCCGCCCCGCATCATCTTCATCATTTTCTGCATCTGGCCGAACTGCTTGAGCAGCGCGTTGACCTCCTTGACCTGGACGCCCGAGCCATCGGCTACCCGTTTCAAGCGGCTGCCGCGGAGGAGGCGCGGTTGCTGGCGCTCCTGCTTCGTCATCGAAAGGATGATGGCTTCGGTGCGGGCCATTTTCTTTTCTTCCTCGTCCCCGATCTGCAGGCCACTGGCTCCGGGCAGCATGCCCACGATCGAGCCGAGCGAACCCATTTTCTTGACTTGTTGCATCTGGGCGAGGAAGTCCTCCAGGTTGAAGTCGGCCTTGCGCAGCTTTTCCGCCATCCGCTCGGCGTCCTTCTGGTCGATGGTCTCCTGGGCTTTCTCGACCAGGGAGACCACGTCGCCCATGCCGAGGATCCGCGAAGCCATCCGGTCGGGGTGGAAGACCTCGAATTCGTCCGGCTTTTCCCCGATCCCCATGAACTTGATGGGCGTATCGGTGATCGTCTTCATTGAGAGGGCGGCACCCCCGCGCGCATCGCCGTCCAACTTGGTCAGGATGATGCCGGTGATATTGACGGCTTCATGGAAATGCTTGGCCACGTTGACTGCTTCCTGACCGAGCGCGGCGTCTGCCACCAGCAGGATTTCGTCGGGCTGTACCGCATTTTTCAGGTCCTTGATTTCTTCGATCAGGTCATGGTCGATCTGGAGCCGGCCGGCAGTGTCGAAAATGATAAGGTTCGCCTCGGCATTTTTGGCGGCATCCAGGCCGCGCTTGCCGATTTTCACCACATTCTTTTCCTCCCGGTCGCCGTAGAAAAAGCAGTTTTCGGCCTTGGCCAATGTTTCGAGCTGGTCAATCGCGGCCGGGCGGTAGACGTCGCAGGCTACCAGTGCGGGCCGGTAGTCCCGCTTTTTGGCCAAATAGCGGGCCAGTTTGCCCGAACTTGTGGTTTTACCGGAGCCATGCAGGCCCACCATCATGATGCGCAGCGGCTTCTTGTCCTCCAGCTCGGTCGCACCTTCGCCGAGGAGTTTGACCAGTTCATCGTGGATGATCTTGATCACCTGCTGGCCGGGTGTCACCGATTTGAGCACTTCCTGACCGACGCATTGCTCCTGGACGTTGCTGACAAATTCGCGGGCGACCTTGAAGTGGACATCCGCTGAAAGCAGCGCCTTGCGCACCTCTTTCAGCGCCTCTTCCATGTTCTCTTCGGTCAGTTTACCGACACCACGGAGGTTGCGGAGGGCTTGGCCGAGCTTGTCTGTCAGGTTTTCGAGCATGATTGGGATACGGGATACGGGATACGGGACAGGGCTTGCAACGGGAAAGTTGCTTACTTCTTCCGAGATGTAGGGTGACCTGCGCTGAATGGCACGCACTAAAGGCGACAGTTCCGGTCATCTAGCGCTTGAGGCGAAGCGCTCGGCGACTTGCTTCAGCCGGAAGGCAGGTCTGGACCCTGCCCAGTTGATCTACGGGCTAAAAACTGCGGCGCAGGGAGAAGTAAACGTTGGTGTTGTTTTCGAACTGGCCGAAGAAGGTATGCTTGTGCTCGCCGAAGAACACGTTTGCGCCGACCGTGCTCTGCCATTGGTCGTTGATCTTATAGAGCAGGTTCGGTCGGAGGTAGGTATCCTCGTCTGTCGGCGAGTAGAAGACAAAGATCGAGAGGCGCAGGTCTTGCATCATGAGCAACTTCGTGAGTTGGACAGTGAGCAGGTGGCGCGTTTCATCCCTTGCGGCGGCTCCTTCGGGAAGCGTGTCCAGATAGTCGTCATAATGGTCCATGTGCTCGACATACCATTGGAAAGACCCGGTCAACTCGCTCGCGAGTTCGTGTTCATAACCCACGAGGAAGCGGTATTCGGAGTTCCGGATGAGCGGATCGTCGCCGCCCGAATCGTCCCCGCTATAGTAGTACCCGAACTCGGCTTTGGCGATTCCTCCGGCGATGGGTTTGAGTGCACTGGCACCACCGACGGTCAGACGGGGAAAGATGGCTTTGCCTTTTGTGTTTTGGCCGGCCGGACTCTTCCAATAGCCGTGGTAGGCGTAGAGTGCGACTTCCGTGCTTCCGATAAGTCGATGCAGGCGGGCTGCGATTTCGCCGGAATCGGGCAGCTCTGTCCTTACCTCCTGATCTTCCCCGCCGATCACACCGGTGGCATCGCTGTAATAGGACAAGCGTTCCCCGCTGATGTAGCGATCGGGGGCGAAACGGGGCGTGTAGACGATGTCGAGGTTGGCCGGCTCGCTATAGTAATTCAGCCGAAGCGCGTTGCCGGGAGCCTTCAGGTATTCATCGTCTCGGCCGAGTAGGAAGGATTGCCAATCTTTGGGAAAGAGGTCGTTGATGAATAGGTAGTCGCCTGTGCCCCAAGTGTTGACTTGGCGTCCGGCCTTGAGGTCGATCCGGTCCGAAAGCGGGCTACTGATCCATAGTTCACGCACATCCATCCAGCCTTTGCCTCGACGCAGGTCAATCGATCGCTCGTCGGAAAATGCATCGCCGATGAGGTCGACAGTGGCCTGCCCGGAGGTCGATTTGTAGTGTGCGCTGAGGTCGAGTTGCCAGCGTAGCTCGGCCAGTGAAGCTTCAGGCTCTACCGGATTCTCCTGTGTCCAGGCGCCTGCCCTCAGTTCAGCGAAGCCGTTCAGGTCCCAACGGATTGGGCCGGGTGAGTTTGCCTCGGGTATTGCCGTTTCGCCTGGGGAGGCTGGGGGCTCCCCGAGACCGACGGGCAGACTGGGTTCATCGCCGCCCAATCCTTCCGGCAAGGCAGGCGCCTCGCCAGAGAGCCCGGCCGGCAGGGCTGGTTCGTCCGATCCGAGCCCCAAAGGCAGGGGTGGCTCCTCTGCGAGGCATGTGGCTGCGGTTAGCAGGAAGATCAACGACGATTTCAGCATGAGCGTGGGGACGGAGGCTTGCTTTTAGGGGGGGGCTAATTGAGGTACTGGTGAGGCGGAGTTCGGAGGTAACGCTCCGTAAATATATCGGCCTCGATGCCGAGGTCATATTGCACCTTACTGTAAGTCAAGGTGGTGCTGCCTCCGCGGTCGAGATCCGTCATTTTGGACACCATGACGGTTGGCTGCCCTTGGATCGTTTCAACTTTTAGGGCCTGATAGTTGCGGTAGACCTTGCCTTGCTTGTTCGTGTATTCGGTTTTGACCGGCAGGAAGCTACTTTTGTGGATCCAGGTCTTGTAGCTGGCGAACTCGACCTTGTCCGGCTGCTTCGGTTTGCTGAGCAGAACGTAATAGTTGTCAGTGGTTTCCAGCAATTCATGTTCGTCCTCGGTGGGGGAACGTCCGGAGACATCTTCATAGTAGAAGTGACTGCCGACGAAGCTGGTGCGCTCGTCACTGGCCGCGATGCGGCGGACCAAGTCAAGCGCAGGCAGGTAAAGCCAGCGGTCGTCATCGCCATCCGGATGCTTGTAGACGAGAAAGACCGTATCGGCAACATCGGCCGGTTCCTGGAAATACACGTAGAAGCGCTGGTCGCCCAAGTCGGTTTCATCGTGACGCAGGATGGTCAACTCGCGGCTGCGTTCCCGGTTCTGGGCGTCGGTAATCGTCATGGTCACGTGGGCGCGGCCGTCTTGTCCCGTGTAATAGGACGCTGCGGCTGCCTTGTTGGCGACCTCCTGCGCGGTGATGGCAAAGGCGTGGCTTGCCAGGATAAGAAATAGACTGGGGAGGATACGTTTCATGATGTGTAAGGTTGCGGGAATGAGTGCTGAGTCATTCGGTGGGTGCGTTTTTGAACAGTTGCTTTTCGAAGACCGTTATCAGTGCCGGAAGTACGAGGAGTGAGACCAAGCCTGCGATCAGCAGGATTGCGGAGATGAGCATGCCGACTGTCTGGTAAGGCACCAAAGGGGCGAGCAGCAGTGGGGTGAATCCCACGCCGATGACGATGATGTTGCGGGTGATCGCACGTGCCGGCTCGCCGAACATTTCCGGAAGGGTGGATTTCCAGTCCGGGTGACGCAGCCTCGTCACGCGGCTGCGCGCGAGGAAGTGGATGGCGTAGTCGACGGCCAGTCCGAGGCTGAGCGAGGAAAGCACGGCGACGGGCATGTCATAGGACTTCCCGACCAGACCGATGATGCCGTAGATGATGGCGATGCTCAGGGTCAAAGGAATCATGGAGAGCGTGCCCCACCAGACGGAGCGGAAGAGCACGATCATCAGAACCAGGACGATGGCGAAGGAGGAGAGCAGGGCTTCCAGCATGCCGGCGACCATCTTTTCCTGCCAGATGACATTGATATAGGTGAGGCCGAACCAGTCGGATGTGGCTTCCGAGGGGATCGGATGGTCTTTCATGTATTGGTCGGCGTACTTGACCACGCTGCTCATCTCGCGGTTGTCGCCGCTGTTGAGCTGTAGCCAGACGACGGCTTTGGAGAAGTCGGGTGTGACGAAGTGGTAGAGGTCACTCGGGCGGTGGCTGCTTTCAAAGGTCAACAGGGTCTGGGCGACCGCCCGGTTGCTCCCGGG
Above is a window of Coraliomargarita parva DNA encoding:
- a CDS encoding MATE family efflux transporter: MSERPSSAARLTQRPVLTTLLRMAVPMLGGTFAMNAFNLADTWFVAQLGTLPLAAMGFSFPVVMFLISLSAGLGMGATAVVSHALGADRHEEARVLTTHTLILSVSIVAVISVAGWLTIDPLFSLLGAGDDVMPLVREYMTVWYSGVVFMVLPMTAANIVRATGDTVRPSMIMMGSSILNIILDPIMIFGFAFVPAMGIKGAALATLITRAFSCTAVLYVLGRKHHLISLRHWSPRSMLRSWGEVLKIGLPSCLSSVLMPISGAVITWLVAQHGPEAVAACGAAGRVEMFAFMVPMALGISLVPFVGQNFGAGRLDRVRDAQRYSYLFAFGFGLFMAVVFAIFAGPIARIFSEDETVIRILSRYMWIMPAGYGMMEVHRYCGFFLNGIKQPLHSFGVNLVRVLVLLLPLSLAGNLWFGLYGIFFARVLTDLLSGGVGVLWSVRVLNGLIRAKLSREPVPLA
- a CDS encoding TetR/AcrR family transcriptional regulator, with the translated sequence MADTKKRRLSAEARKEAILSAVLPLFAEKGLSGVSTRELAKACDVSEALIFRYFPTKEALFEEILTRYEHRIEPVVVRLARKLEPGTGALVQLVFMFIRLVVIHEPSLGDPTVRLFYRSFTEDGVFARRFLKRWVPPIKRFFDDSLNVAQECGDVRLPDIPAENLFHFVQHLASASGLVRLQSPPVVRYRGRIDSVAVQMTRFALTGLGMKEAAIQRYLTEEAMTVWVELEQQAL
- a CDS encoding outer membrane lipoprotein-sorting protein, coding for MKRILPSLFLILASHAFAITAQEVANKAAAASYYTGQDGRAHVTMTITDAQNRERSRELTILRHDETDLGDQRFYVYFQEPADVADTVFLVYKHPDGDDDRWLYLPALDLVRRIAASDERTSFVGSHFYYEDVSGRSPTEDEHELLETTDNYYVLLSKPKQPDKVEFASYKTWIHKSSFLPVKTEYTNKQGKVYRNYQALKVETIQGQPTVMVSKMTDLDRGGSTTLTYSKVQYDLGIEADIFTERYLRTPPHQYLN
- a CDS encoding NAD-dependent succinate-semialdehyde dehydrogenase, giving the protein MTLTPHSLTRTQAYINGQWLDAQSGLKFNVSNPASGESIAQVADCGAEETRQAIEAAEATLPVWRAKTAQERSELLRRWHGLVLQHKDALASILTSEQGKPLSEAAGEIAYGGSYIQWFAEEAKRIYGDMIPPPANDKRIVVIKQAVGVVASITPWNFPNAMLARKAAPALAAGCTFVAKPAHETPLSALALAALSEEAGIPPGVFNVVCGSNSAVIGQELTKNPLVRKLTFTGSTAVGKLLQEQCTATVKKTSMELGGNAPFIVFDDADLNAAIAGAMASKYRNAGQTCICANRILVQSGIHDRFVERLHTEVSRLQMGAGTDPAVDMGPLIHKQAAKEVDAIVQDALSLGAQANAGGKVSELGPCFYEPTILSGCTPAMRCFREEIFGPVAAVFKFDTEAEAIELANNTEYGLAAYFYTLDHSRIWRVGEALEFGIVGINEGLVSNAMAPFGGVKQSGHGREGSRYGIDDYIEIKYMCMGGI
- a CDS encoding adenine deaminase C-terminal domain-containing protein; translation: MPTRFSVPPLSSVSRQLADVASARSAPDLVITGGRVLSPYSERFLPDKEIWVTAGRIAAVKAAGSYKASGLSGANVYDVNGGILAPGGVDPHVHIESSMMTVCAYAEAALLNGTTTLFCDSHEIGNVSDVAGIEWMLEDARHAPLSVFLTVPSTVPAAGAQFETAGGDLTPDKIGEIFDQWPEAVALGEKMDHVAVTLGDPRSHAILAEAHKRGRPVCGHCYGQEFVAAYAASGITDTHEAIDEAIAEEFLESGLWLFMRAGNPRTAWHALPDIITLVTKLGANTKRLCLCTDDRDAEDLFLFGLDWCARETMRSGLNPLQAWSMISLHPATRYAMDHEIGALGHSRRADIVLLDDAFVPQNTWYGGELLIEGRKPTPQLEEQLTHKRWPYPQAAYETVRLPGQVELIPELPDAPCVANVMEVKLPGVACFHQPMELEAYPDWTSLLGAHDLCHVAVVERHGLTGTVGHGLMAGFKLSSGAVASSVGHDAHNIVIAGADEASMEIALRAIETMRGGIVMVEDGEVIASVPLPLSGLLSDKRATDVQAETEVFKRAWEAKGLGIPYMGFNLIPLSVIPDIRLTDKGLIIVKELRQIPLFEPVDSES
- the hpt gene encoding hypoxanthine phosphoribosyltransferase, which gives rise to MLNDDLDIESPLEDLDTILVDETALKSRLHELGRQISADYKGQEIAVIAIINGAVIFVADLIRQINLPLQLDCVRVSSYHDEAKPVRTPEIIDRIRLDLQDVHVLLIDDILDTGNTLSKIVEVIRKMGPASLKTCVLLDKQTPRKVDFEADYVGFVVPDEFVVGYGLDFAERYRQLPCIGVLKPELQNPPEWG
- a CDS encoding methylated-DNA--[protein]-cysteine S-methyltransferase; the encoded protein is MNDYDRIARIIEYLDSHHTRQPDLTELASMAGLSPHHFHRLFTRWAGATPKEFLQALTFAHSRKRLADGHPLLETALDSGLSGPGRLHDLCLKLEAASPGEIRSGGAGWTLKVGYADTPFGTARIAQSPRGLCALAFETSPTETSLNTTIRELWPNAGFVRDDEMAQAWANRIFHPTGTVRPEQSLRAHVRATPFQIRVWQALLAVPEGALSTYGRIAHAIGKEGAARAVGNAIGSNPIAYLIPCHRVIRETGALGGYRWGRTRKTAMLAREALAQVDK
- the ffh gene encoding signal recognition particle protein gives rise to the protein MLENLTDKLGQALRNLRGVGKLTEENMEEALKEVRKALLSADVHFKVAREFVSNVQEQCVGQEVLKSVTPGQQVIKIIHDELVKLLGEGATELEDKKPLRIMMVGLHGSGKTTSSGKLARYLAKKRDYRPALVACDVYRPAAIDQLETLAKAENCFFYGDREEKNVVKIGKRGLDAAKNAEANLIIFDTAGRLQIDHDLIEEIKDLKNAVQPDEILLVADAALGQEAVNVAKHFHEAVNITGIILTKLDGDARGGAALSMKTITDTPIKFMGIGEKPDEFEVFHPDRMASRILGMGDVVSLVEKAQETIDQKDAERMAEKLRKADFNLEDFLAQMQQVKKMGSLGSIVGMLPGASGLQIGDEEEKKMARTEAIILSMTKQERQQPRLLRGSRLKRVADGSGVQVKEVNALLKQFGQMQKMMKMMRGGKGRKMMKAMKAQMDENGGMPGMPGM